A single Anopheles funestus chromosome 2RL, idAnoFuneDA-416_04, whole genome shotgun sequence DNA region contains:
- the LOC125762297 gene encoding SUMO-activating enzyme subunit 2, with amino-acid sequence MAAQIEGVFESGLQKKITESKVLVVGAGGIGCEILKNLVLTGFQDIEIIDLDTIDVSNLNRQFLFHKEHVGKSKANVARESALTFNPNAKIKAYHDSITTNNYGVNFFQRFSIVLNALDNRAARSHVNRLCLTAEVPLIESGTAGYNGQVELIKRGLTKCYECSPQPAQKTFPGCTIRNTPSEPIHCIVWAKHLFNQLFGESNEDEDVSPDTADPEAGADVGQSALEKDANEKGNVDRVNTRAWAKQCGYDPEKIFNKLFFDDINYLLSMSNLWKNRNPPKPAKWDTQQEDAKDGTIIEDSVVRDQKVLSAVETAKVFADSLKALETAFTKLPEGDHLVWDKDDKEAMDFVAACANIRAQIFDIPRKSRFEIKSMAGNIIPAIATTNAITAGIVVMRAFRLLQEEYEKCQTVYVRLRVNGRNRFIVPETEIMPPNPKCYVCAAKPEVVLKLDTKNLTVRELRDDILIKALNMVSPDVTLDGMNSIVISSEEGETDCNNDKTLEEMKIVDGCILKVDDFLQNYELSITVLHKDPGREEDPFEIVADPNSLKPKEEESVPSAAPPLDDAQPSTSKGLNGSANGKKTTTNQIIDEDDDDLCIVEEPEDNVEKPSTSKAHTTTPSKSVDKRKHAPAEDEPAHKKAKMVSHEPQPVDDDDDLIIME; translated from the exons ATGGCTGCCCAGATTGAGGGTGTTTTCGAGTCGGGActgcagaaaaaaatcaccgAATCGAAGGTGTTGGTTGTTGGAGCCGGTGGAATTGGGtgtgaaatattgaaaaatcttGTATTAACAGGATTCCAGGACATAGAGATC ATCGACTTGGATACGATTGATGTGAGCAACCTAAATCGTCAATTTTTGTTCCACAAGGAGCACGTTGGGAAGTCGAAGGCCAACGTTGCCCGTGAGAGTGCGCTCACTTTCAACCCGAATGCAAAAATCAAAGCATACCATGACAGTATTACAAC CAATAACTATGGCGTAAATTTCTTTCAACGCTTTTCGATTGTACTGAATGCGCTGGATAACCGTGCCGCACGCAGTCATGTCAATCGTTTGTGCTTGACGGCTGAAGTGCCGTTAATAGAATCAGGTACAGCCGGATACAACGGTCAAGTGGAACTGATCAAGCGAGGTCTTACAAAATGCTATGAGTGTAGCCCACAACCAGCTCAAAAAACCTTCCCAGGGTGTACGATAAGAAACACTCCATCAGAGCCGATTCACTGCATTGTTTGGGCCAAACATCTGTTCAA CCAATTGTTTGGTGAAAGTAATGAGGATGAAGACGTTTCTCCTGATACGGCTGATCCGGAAGCCGGTGCGGATGTCGGTCAATCAGCGCTGGAGAAAGATGCAAACGAAAAGGGAAACGTTGATCGGGTTAATACGCGTGCATGGGCGAAGCAATGTGGATACGATCCGGAGAAGATTTTCAACAAACTTTTCTTCGACGATATCAACTATCTGCTGAGTATGTCCAATCTGTGGAAGAACCGTAATCCACCGAAGCCCGCGAAATGGGACACGCAGCAAGAGGACGCGAAGGATGGTACCATTATTGAGGATAGTGTTGTACGTGATCAGAAAGTGCTCAGTGCGGTGGAAACTGCAAAGGTGTTTGCTGACAGTCTTAAAGCGTTGGAAACGGCATTCACTAAGCTACCAGAGGGAGACCACCTCGTTTGGGATAAGGATGACAAGGAAGCGATGGATTTTGTGGCTGCGTGTGCTAACATTCGTGCGCAAATCTTTGACATTCCCAGAAAGAGCCGTTTCGAGATCAAAT ctATGGCCGGAAACATTATTCCGGCGATTGCGACTACCAACGCTATTACGGCCGGCATTGTCGTAATGCGTGCATTCCGTTTGTTGCAGGAAGAGTACGAAAAGTGCCAAACGGTGTACGTTAGATTGCGGGTAAATGGCCGGAACCGGTTCATCGTGCCGGAAACCGAAATCATGCCACCGAACCCGAAATGCTACGTTTGTGCCGCCAAACCGGAGGTTGTCCTGAAGCTCGACACAAAGAACTTAACCGTGCGCGAGCTTCGTGACGATATTCTGATCAAAGCACTAAATATGGTCAGTCCGGATGTCACTCTGGATGGTATGAATTCGATTGTAATTTCTTCCGAAGAGGGAGAAACCGACTGTAACAATGATAAAACACTGGAAGAGATGAAAATTGTCGACGGGTGCATTCTAAAGGTGGACGATTTTCTGCAAAACTATGAGCTGAGTATTACGGTTCTGCACAAGGATCCGGGTCGCGAGGAGGACCCGTTCGAGATTGTTGCCGATCCTAATTCGTTGAAACCGAAGGAAGAGGAAAGTGTGCCTTCGGCGGCCCCACCACTAGATGATGCGCAACCTTCCACATCTAAAGGTCTGAACGGGTCTGCGAATGGTAAGAAAACTACCACCAATCAGATTATAGATGAGGACGATGATGACCTGTGCATAGTCGAGGAGCCGGAGGACAATGTCGAAAAACCGTCCACGTCAAAGGCCCACACCACAACACCGAGCAAGAGCGTGGATAAGCGAAAGCATGCCCCAGCAGAGGATGAACCAGCGCACAAAAAGGCGAAAATGGTGTCACACGAACCACAACCGgtggatgacgatgatgatttgATCATCATGGAATAA
- the LOC125774935 gene encoding uncharacterized protein LOC125774935, whose amino-acid sequence MAKEVTQTVTKPMSVKKITNAEEISTTAIATELKTESQLISITGNNHDSNGKASKKTYELMIIDAITENDPRRKGISFALIKKFIKGKYQIEGEISSYIKKAFEKLSNKGSVERVSGSSGISGSIRLTKDHVESVKKQQKLAAKPKPKPKNPKQTKKQLKTKPKKEDKDTNNNNKKKGHASKVKPTPHAKLNTKKTAITKTKLARSGGKVRLSIATVADPMPSTNVKTTKTKMKAPKTSTAEKPAKTNGQKKPKPTKVRND is encoded by the coding sequence ATGGCGAAAGAAGTAACACAAACGGTAACCAAACCGAtgtctgtgaaaaaaataaccaatgCAGAAGAAATCAGTACGACAGCAATAGCTACTGAACTGAAGACGGAGTCTCAACTTATATCGATCACCGGCAATAACCATGATAGCAATGGAAAAGCCAGCAAAAAAACCTACGAACTGATGATCATCGACGCCATCACTGAGAACGATCCACGCCGGAAGGGGATATCGTTTGCGCTGATTAAAAAGTTTATCAAAGGCAAGTACCAGATCGAAGGGGAAATATCATCCTACATAAAGAAGGCCTTTGAAAAGCTTAGTAACAAGGGTAGTGTCGAACGGGTGTCTGGAAGCAGCGGCATAAGTGGAAGTATCCGACTTACCAAAGACCACGTAGAAAGTGTTAAGAAGCAGCAGAAGCTCGCTgcaaaaccgaaaccgaaacctaAAAAtcccaaacaaaccaaaaaacagtTGAAAACCAAACCTAAGAAGGAGGATAAGGatacaaacaataacaataagaAAAAGGGCCACGCTTCTAAGGTAAAGCCCACGCCACATGCTAAACTGAACACAAAGAAAACCGCCATTACAAAAACGAAGCTAGCACGATCCGGTGGTAAGGTGCGGCTATCTATCGCTACCGTAGCGGATCCCATGCCAAGTACGAACGTGAAGACGACCAAGACAAAGATGAAAGCTCCAAAAACGAGCACCGCTgaaaaaccagcaaaaaccaACGGTCAGAAGAAACCGAAGCCTACAAAAGTGCGTAATGATTAG
- the LOC125762285 gene encoding protein pigeon isoform X1, translating to MLKQENLAANFCGLLSVSGNKDVAIEWRILGKEQDSSLLASWVSFDPKKGREEQRTNVGIYTPKSKTFDVLYTFPSRENVIQASVNLTHTLLLYVMKEVKQDEFGRNCDVYRAFLVEVRPKVESVRPHLLVEVERNRQIMATFLWRKLSTFEKNYQDKFLLLVHHEHVLLYTASLKRIETSSEDERYEPVLASGGSTRIDYTNPNAWELDRDAMKSETITKAFIWAQWDPIVQALYYIHLKPTTRTIFEKEDESAGEQGEGSKRLQPTLSAFQFHDDLPTETVLNIPLNLPKIPSSSSEDIYEDDTVPLRIHDSSLNLVIVSDESGMLFVCHYYLYQPIKQQEEEAQTANGTAQNIFDVHFAYSVTILHHGCVIHCVMPGIPWEKAKLMKPTFTLHGDHHVLVFQADLFMHLLDVGLSHEPSCHIVCAPFTRAPITQLVPCFATNNICYDSATLDLISITIPKSHLIDAFRNDTSIDNRLAIVHYFLAHSNGGDIIEIFSEILSIIMERPLHLDTVPLLKEALVAGTYASAKKGLTQDQLALFRLLPLTTCSTAKPIEAKVGKLNVGLSHETLYNTSMMLLSPQQRLSPFRKDIWTQLWDRLSDNGGSSKERPRFHQDQVREKLMYSLACYQPEALSRCTTPMSPANPIGGSFGMDFVAGTSSAGGRARLQNDLPFAETEACTANKQELVLNVNLRELSMHLVKHSVKEVTGFRWLKNAFYDTNPATSHVHAVATRYVAAQLEQSRALCVLMSRTAGLDHALAIDGTESRGFALIDQLERALQVRLFAMLERYCLAVETLAFPLPLGFCSFFSYLGYRALSFDTFMQYVEHHVFELQIDVVKVIFADIEDTQDGIRQKLKLLMILPRSRARRLLNSWNHPVSAMLRGREHAMNILSGNSVHPRGSAHHKKRDYQPKVCAWFHNCCYRIFIFFGCAKSAEKECLSSSSSALHASRSFRKLPSSSRSSSSEAFSPASSSELDQMENSSRSRNLRTYASLNALRLVTSPSSLVDLETGLTGSDSDRDRGPDGKEDRPNITIAFGSSSPTNWARTRVQRFRCTSSTSSFLMQLCRDTPDKIVRLSRRNTAATERTTRMRMRSSHKAALLLSVGYLIVASTIVALVVFVMLEFRVASSVAWYTQMLRMLF from the exons ATGCTGAAACAGGAAAATTTGGCCGCCAATTTTTGCGGTTTACTATCCGTGAGCGGAAATAAAG ATGTAGCAATCGAATGGCGTATACTAGGCAAAGAGCAGGATAGTTCCCTGCTGGCTAGCTGGGTGTCATTTGATCCTAAAAAAGGACGGGAGGAACAACGCACCAATGTGGGCATTTACACACCGAAAAGCAAAACGTTCGACGTGCTTTATACCTTCCCGAGCCGGGAAAACGTTATACAGGCTTCGGTCAATCTCACCCACACGCTTTTGCTCTACGTAATGAAGGAGGTTAAGCAGGACGAATTCGGTCGCAACTGTGACGTGTATCGTGCATTCTTGGTGGAGGTGCGCCCCAAGGTGGAATCGGTACGGCCCCATCTACTTGTCGAAGTCGAGCGTAATCGGCAGATTATGGCTACATTCCTGTGGCGCAAATTGTCCACATTCGAGAAAAATTATCAGGataaatttttgcttttggtgcACCATGAGCACGTGCTGTTGTATACAGCGTCGTTGAAAAGAATCGAAACATCATCGGAAGATGAACGGTACGAGCCGGTCCTTGCTTCAGGCGGTAGCACTAGGATCGATTACACCAACCCAAACGCCTGGGAATTGGATCGGGATGcaatgaaaagtgaaacaattaCAAAAGCGTTCATATGGGCACAGTGGGACCCCATCGTGCAAGCGCTGTACTACATACACCTGAAACCAACCACACGAACTATCTTCGAAAAGGAAGACGAATCTGCGGGCGAACAAGGGGAAGGATCCAAACGGCTTCAACCGACCCTATCCGCGTTTCAGTTTCACGATGATCTACCGACGGAGACGGTGCTGAACATACCGTTAAATTTACCGAAAATTCCTTCCTCCAGCAGCGAGGACATTTACGAGGATGACACTGTGCCCTTGCGTATACACGATTCGTCCCTTAACCTGGTAATAGTAAGCGACGAGTCGGGGATGCTTTTCGTCTGCCATTACTATCTTTATCAACCGATCAAGCAGCAGGAAGAGGAAGCACAAACCGCCAACGGCACCGCGCAGAACATTTTCGACGTACACTTTGCCTACTCGGTCACGATCCTGCACCACGGTTGCGTTATACACTGTGTAATGCCGGGCATACCGTGGGAGAAGGCCAAGCTGATGAAACCCACCTTTACGCTGCACGGCGATCATCATGTGCTCGTGTTTCAGGCGGATCTGTTTATGCATCTGCTCGATGTAGGACTATCGCATGAACCTTCGTGCCATATCGTATGTGCACCGTTTACGCGTGCTCCCATTACGCAGCTGGTGCCATGTTTCGCGACCAACAACATTTGCTACGATTCGGCCACACTCGATCTGATCTCGATAACGATCCCAAAATCGCATCTGATCGATGCATTCCGGAATGATACGTCGATCGATAATCGGCTCGCGATCGTGCACTACTTCCTAGCACACTCGAATGGTGGTGATATTATAGAAATATTTTCCGAG ATATTGAGCATCATTATGGAACGCCCGCTCCATCTGGATACGGTGCCATTGTTGAAGGAAGCCCTTGTTGCCGGGACATACGCTTCGGCCAAAAAAGGTCTCACCCAGGATCAGTTGGCACTGTTCCGTTTGCTTCCACTAACAACCTGCAGTACGGCCAAGCCAATCGAGGCTAAAGTGGGCAAGCTTAATGTGGGGCTTTCGCATGAAACGCTCTACAACACTTCGATGATGTTGCTCTCGCCACAGCAGCGGCTGTCACCGTTTCGCAAAGACATCTGGACACAGCTGTGGGATCGGCTCAGTGATAATGGTGGCAGTAGCAAAGAACGACCACGCTTTCACCAGGATCAGGTGCGCGAAAAGCTTATGTATTCGCTTGCCTGCTATCAGCCGGAAGCCTTGTCCCGCTGCACAACCCCTATGTCACCGGCTAACCCGATCGGAGGTTCGTTCGGGATGGACTTTGTTGCCGGCACTAGCTCGGCCGGTGGACGGGCACGGTTACAGAACGATCTACCGTTCGCCGAAACGGAAGCATGTACGGCCAACAAGCAGGAGCTGGTACTGAACGTGAATCTGCGCGAACTGAGCATGCATTTGGTGAAGCACAGCGTAAAAGAAGTAACCGGATTCCGGTGGTTAAAGAATGCGTTTTACGATACAAATCCGGCCACGTCGCATGTACACGCGGTAGCGACACGATACGTTGCGGCCCAGCTGGAACAATCGCGAGCGCTCTGTGTGCTTATGAGCCGTACGGCGGGGCTCGATCATGCGCTGGCGATCGATGGTACCGAAAGCCGCGGGTTCGCATTGATCGATCAGCTCGAACGTGCGCTGCAGGTACGATTGTTTGCCATGCTCGAGCGGTACTGTTTGGCGGTGGAAACGCTCGCATTCCCATTACCGCTCGGATTTTGCTCATTCTTCTCGTACCTCGGTTACCGGGCACTGTCGTTCGACACCTTCATGCAGTACGTCGAGCATCATGTGTTCGAGCTGCAGATCGACGTGGTGAAGGTAATCTTTGCCGACATTGAGGACACGCAGGATGGAATTCGGCAGAAGCTGAAGCTGCTCATGATTTTGCCACGATCGAGAGCTCGCCGGTTACTGAATAGCTGGAACCATCCAGTAAGCGCGATGCTGCGCGGACGTGAACACGCCATGAACATCCTGTCGGGAAATTCGGTACATCCACGCGGATCAGCACACCATAAAAAGCGGGACTATCAACCGAAAG TTTGTGCATGGTTTCATAACTGTTGTTAccgaattttcattttctttggttGCGCTAAATCAGCAGAAAAAGAGTgcctatcatcatcatcatccgcatTGCACGCCAGTCGATCCTTCCGTAAGCTTCCATCATCCTCCCGTTCCTCATCTTCGGAAGCTTTCTCACCCGCATCCTCATCCGAACTTGATCAGATGGAAAATTCATCCCGTTCGCGCAATCTGCGTACGTACGCGAGCTTAAACGCGCTACGGCTCGTAACGTCGCCCTCGTCGCTGGTCGACCTGGAAACAGGATTAACCGGCAGTGATAGTGATCGCGATCGGGGACCAGATGGAAAAGAAGATCGTCCCAACATTACTATCGCTTTCGGCAGTTCATCACCGACGAACTGGGCAAGAACTCGCGTCCAACGGTTTCGCTGTACCTCCTCTACTTCCTCCTTTTTAATGCAACTTTGTCGCGATACTCCGGATAAAATTGTGCGCTTGTCGAGACGCAATACAGCCGCAACCGAACGTACCACTCGGATGCGGATGCGATCGTCCCACAAGGCTGCATTGCTTCTTAGTGTAGGATATTTAATTGTGGCCAGTACGATCGTTGCTCTAGTTGTGTTTGTGATGCTAGAATTTCGGGTTGCATCTTCCGTTGCGTGGTATACGCAAATGTTGCGAATGCTTTTTTAA
- the LOC125762285 gene encoding protein pigeon isoform X2, with the protein MLKQENLAANFCGLLSVSGNKDVAIEWRILGKEQDSSLLASWVSFDPKKGREEQRTNVGIYTPKSKTFDVLYTFPSRENVIQASVNLTHTLLLYVMKEVKQDEFGRNCDVYRAFLVEVRPKVESVRPHLLVEVERNRQIMATFLWRKLSTFEKNYQDKFLLLVHHEHVLLYTASLKRIETSSEDERYEPVLASGGSTRIDYTNPNAWELDRDAMKSETITKAFIWAQWDPIVQALYYIHLKPTTRTIFEKEDESAGEQGEGSKRLQPTLSAFQFHDDLPTETVLNIPLNLPKIPSSSSEDIYEDDTVPLRIHDSSLNLVIVSDESGMLFVCHYYLYQPIKQQEEEAQTANGTAQNIFDVHFAYSVTILHHGCVIHCVMPGIPWEKAKLMKPTFTLHGDHHVLVFQADLFMHLLDVGLSHEPSCHIVCAPFTRAPITQLVPCFATNNICYDSATLDLISITIPKSHLIDAFRNDTSIDNRLAIVHYFLAHSNGGDIIEIFSEILSIIMERPLHLDTVPLLKEALVAGTYASAKKGLTQDQLALFRLLPLTTCSTAKPIEAKVGKLNVGLSHETLYNTSMMLLSPQQRLSPFRKDIWTQLWDRLSDNGGSSKERPRFHQDQVREKLMYSLACYQPEALSRCTTPMSPANPIGGSFGMDFVAGTSSAGGRARLQNDLPFAETEACTANKQELVLNVNLRELSMHLVKHSVKEVTGFRWLKNAFYDTNPATSHVHAVATRYVAAQLEQSRALCVLMSRTAGLDHALAIDGTESRGFALIDQLERALQVRLFAMLERYCLAVETLAFPLPLGFCSFFSYLGYRALSFDTFMQYVEHHVFELQIDVVKVIFADIEDTQDGIRQKLKLLMILPRSRARRLLNSWNHPVSAMLRGREHAMNILSGNSVHPRGSAHHKKRDYQPKDLSQGLGAARKLQQPLDNFLDLLTAKANLNELDFNLLIETTLTSVENFHV; encoded by the exons ATGCTGAAACAGGAAAATTTGGCCGCCAATTTTTGCGGTTTACTATCCGTGAGCGGAAATAAAG ATGTAGCAATCGAATGGCGTATACTAGGCAAAGAGCAGGATAGTTCCCTGCTGGCTAGCTGGGTGTCATTTGATCCTAAAAAAGGACGGGAGGAACAACGCACCAATGTGGGCATTTACACACCGAAAAGCAAAACGTTCGACGTGCTTTATACCTTCCCGAGCCGGGAAAACGTTATACAGGCTTCGGTCAATCTCACCCACACGCTTTTGCTCTACGTAATGAAGGAGGTTAAGCAGGACGAATTCGGTCGCAACTGTGACGTGTATCGTGCATTCTTGGTGGAGGTGCGCCCCAAGGTGGAATCGGTACGGCCCCATCTACTTGTCGAAGTCGAGCGTAATCGGCAGATTATGGCTACATTCCTGTGGCGCAAATTGTCCACATTCGAGAAAAATTATCAGGataaatttttgcttttggtgcACCATGAGCACGTGCTGTTGTATACAGCGTCGTTGAAAAGAATCGAAACATCATCGGAAGATGAACGGTACGAGCCGGTCCTTGCTTCAGGCGGTAGCACTAGGATCGATTACACCAACCCAAACGCCTGGGAATTGGATCGGGATGcaatgaaaagtgaaacaattaCAAAAGCGTTCATATGGGCACAGTGGGACCCCATCGTGCAAGCGCTGTACTACATACACCTGAAACCAACCACACGAACTATCTTCGAAAAGGAAGACGAATCTGCGGGCGAACAAGGGGAAGGATCCAAACGGCTTCAACCGACCCTATCCGCGTTTCAGTTTCACGATGATCTACCGACGGAGACGGTGCTGAACATACCGTTAAATTTACCGAAAATTCCTTCCTCCAGCAGCGAGGACATTTACGAGGATGACACTGTGCCCTTGCGTATACACGATTCGTCCCTTAACCTGGTAATAGTAAGCGACGAGTCGGGGATGCTTTTCGTCTGCCATTACTATCTTTATCAACCGATCAAGCAGCAGGAAGAGGAAGCACAAACCGCCAACGGCACCGCGCAGAACATTTTCGACGTACACTTTGCCTACTCGGTCACGATCCTGCACCACGGTTGCGTTATACACTGTGTAATGCCGGGCATACCGTGGGAGAAGGCCAAGCTGATGAAACCCACCTTTACGCTGCACGGCGATCATCATGTGCTCGTGTTTCAGGCGGATCTGTTTATGCATCTGCTCGATGTAGGACTATCGCATGAACCTTCGTGCCATATCGTATGTGCACCGTTTACGCGTGCTCCCATTACGCAGCTGGTGCCATGTTTCGCGACCAACAACATTTGCTACGATTCGGCCACACTCGATCTGATCTCGATAACGATCCCAAAATCGCATCTGATCGATGCATTCCGGAATGATACGTCGATCGATAATCGGCTCGCGATCGTGCACTACTTCCTAGCACACTCGAATGGTGGTGATATTATAGAAATATTTTCCGAG ATATTGAGCATCATTATGGAACGCCCGCTCCATCTGGATACGGTGCCATTGTTGAAGGAAGCCCTTGTTGCCGGGACATACGCTTCGGCCAAAAAAGGTCTCACCCAGGATCAGTTGGCACTGTTCCGTTTGCTTCCACTAACAACCTGCAGTACGGCCAAGCCAATCGAGGCTAAAGTGGGCAAGCTTAATGTGGGGCTTTCGCATGAAACGCTCTACAACACTTCGATGATGTTGCTCTCGCCACAGCAGCGGCTGTCACCGTTTCGCAAAGACATCTGGACACAGCTGTGGGATCGGCTCAGTGATAATGGTGGCAGTAGCAAAGAACGACCACGCTTTCACCAGGATCAGGTGCGCGAAAAGCTTATGTATTCGCTTGCCTGCTATCAGCCGGAAGCCTTGTCCCGCTGCACAACCCCTATGTCACCGGCTAACCCGATCGGAGGTTCGTTCGGGATGGACTTTGTTGCCGGCACTAGCTCGGCCGGTGGACGGGCACGGTTACAGAACGATCTACCGTTCGCCGAAACGGAAGCATGTACGGCCAACAAGCAGGAGCTGGTACTGAACGTGAATCTGCGCGAACTGAGCATGCATTTGGTGAAGCACAGCGTAAAAGAAGTAACCGGATTCCGGTGGTTAAAGAATGCGTTTTACGATACAAATCCGGCCACGTCGCATGTACACGCGGTAGCGACACGATACGTTGCGGCCCAGCTGGAACAATCGCGAGCGCTCTGTGTGCTTATGAGCCGTACGGCGGGGCTCGATCATGCGCTGGCGATCGATGGTACCGAAAGCCGCGGGTTCGCATTGATCGATCAGCTCGAACGTGCGCTGCAGGTACGATTGTTTGCCATGCTCGAGCGGTACTGTTTGGCGGTGGAAACGCTCGCATTCCCATTACCGCTCGGATTTTGCTCATTCTTCTCGTACCTCGGTTACCGGGCACTGTCGTTCGACACCTTCATGCAGTACGTCGAGCATCATGTGTTCGAGCTGCAGATCGACGTGGTGAAGGTAATCTTTGCCGACATTGAGGACACGCAGGATGGAATTCGGCAGAAGCTGAAGCTGCTCATGATTTTGCCACGATCGAGAGCTCGCCGGTTACTGAATAGCTGGAACCATCCAGTAAGCGCGATGCTGCGCGGACGTGAACACGCCATGAACATCCTGTCGGGAAATTCGGTACATCCACGCGGATCAGCACACCATAAAAAGCGGGACTATCAACCGAAAG ATCTCAGCCAAGGGTTAGGAGCTGCACGGAAGCTTCAGCAACCGTTGGACAATTTTCTCGACCTGCTTACTGCCAAAGCCAACCTCAACGAACTTGACTTTAATCTGCTAATCGAAACAACGCTGACATCGGTGGAAAACTTCCACGTGTAA